From a single Micromonospora pallida genomic region:
- the araB gene encoding ribulokinase: MSNDRYVVGVDFGTLSGRALVVRVSDGAELGSAVYEYPHAVVTDALPAGVALPPEWALQVPQDYREVLRVAVPQAVRAAAVDPAAVVGIATDFTACTVLPTTADGTPLCELPAYADRPHAYVKLWRHHAAQGQADRINELARRRGEAWLPRYGGLISSEWEFAKALQVLEEDPEVYAATERWVEAADWIVWQLCGSYVRNACTAGYKGIRQDGRYPSPEFLAALAPGFARFVVDKLEHPIGQLGEVAGRLTAQAAAWTGLPEGIAVAVGNIDAHVTAPAAQATEPGQLVAIMGTSTCHVMSSTVLREVPGMCGVVDGGIVPGLWGYEAGQSGVGDIFGWFTRTGVPAAYEAEATERGISVHELLTERAAGQAVGEHGLVALDWHSGNRSVLVDHELSGVVVGQTLATRPEDTYRALLEATAFGTRVILETFRDSGVPVSEVIVAGGLTRNRLLMQIYADVTRMPLSVLASEQGPALGAAIHAAVAAGAYPDITTAAKAMGRVARAAYLPDEERAAAYDELFAEYLTLHDYFGRGTNPVMKRLKEIRRSAMAAAGRKEN; this comes from the coding sequence ATGAGCAACGACAGGTACGTGGTGGGGGTCGACTTCGGCACACTGTCGGGACGGGCCCTGGTGGTCCGGGTCTCCGACGGCGCCGAACTGGGGTCGGCCGTGTACGAGTATCCCCACGCCGTGGTCACCGACGCCCTTCCCGCCGGCGTGGCGCTGCCCCCGGAGTGGGCGTTGCAGGTGCCCCAGGACTACCGCGAGGTCCTGCGGGTGGCGGTGCCGCAGGCGGTACGGGCGGCGGCGGTGGACCCGGCCGCCGTCGTCGGCATCGCCACCGACTTCACGGCCTGCACGGTGCTGCCGACCACGGCCGACGGCACCCCGCTGTGCGAACTGCCCGCGTACGCGGACCGGCCGCACGCCTACGTCAAGCTGTGGCGGCACCACGCCGCCCAGGGACAGGCCGACCGGATCAACGAGCTGGCCCGCCGGCGCGGGGAGGCCTGGCTGCCACGCTACGGCGGGCTCATCTCCTCCGAGTGGGAGTTCGCCAAGGCGCTCCAGGTCCTCGAGGAGGACCCCGAGGTCTACGCCGCGACCGAACGCTGGGTGGAGGCTGCGGACTGGATCGTCTGGCAACTCTGCGGCAGCTACGTCCGTAACGCCTGCACGGCCGGGTACAAGGGCATCCGCCAGGACGGGAGGTACCCGTCGCCGGAGTTCCTCGCCGCGCTCGCCCCCGGCTTCGCCCGCTTCGTCGTCGACAAGCTGGAGCACCCCATCGGCCAGCTCGGCGAGGTCGCCGGCCGGCTCACCGCGCAGGCGGCCGCCTGGACCGGACTGCCCGAAGGCATCGCGGTGGCCGTCGGCAACATCGACGCCCACGTCACCGCGCCCGCCGCCCAGGCCACCGAACCCGGTCAGCTGGTGGCGATCATGGGCACCTCCACCTGTCACGTCATGTCGAGCACGGTGCTGCGCGAGGTGCCGGGCATGTGCGGCGTGGTGGACGGCGGGATCGTCCCGGGGCTCTGGGGCTACGAGGCCGGTCAGTCCGGGGTGGGGGACATCTTCGGCTGGTTCACCCGCACCGGCGTGCCCGCGGCGTACGAGGCCGAGGCGACCGAGCGCGGCATCTCGGTACACGAGCTGCTCACCGAGCGGGCCGCCGGCCAGGCGGTGGGGGAGCACGGGCTCGTCGCGCTCGACTGGCACAGCGGCAACCGGTCGGTCCTCGTCGACCACGAGCTGTCCGGCGTCGTCGTGGGGCAGACGCTGGCGACCCGCCCGGAGGACACCTACCGCGCGTTGCTCGAGGCCACGGCCTTCGGCACCCGGGTCATCCTCGAGACGTTCCGGGACAGCGGCGTGCCGGTCTCCGAGGTCATCGTCGCCGGCGGTCTGACCAGGAACCGCCTGCTCATGCAGATCTACGCCGACGTGACCCGGATGCCGCTGTCGGTGCTCGCCTCCGAGCAGGGGCCGGCGCTCGGCGCGGCGATCCACGCCGCCGTAGCCGCCGGCGCGTACCCCGACATCACCACCGCGGCGAAGGCCATGGGCCGGGTCGCCCGGGCCGCCTACCTGCCCGACGAGGAGCGGGCCGCAGCCTACGACGAACTGTTCGCCGAGTACCTGACGCTGCACGACTACTTCGGCCGGGGCACGAACCCGGTGATGAAGCGGCTCAAGGAGATCCGCCGTTCCGCGATGGCCGCCGCCGGCCGGAAGGAGAACTGA